Within Chaetodon auriga isolate fChaAug3 chromosome 7, fChaAug3.hap1, whole genome shotgun sequence, the genomic segment GCCTGGACTCCTGTCCCTCCACTTCAGCATCATGCCTTATCCCATGTTAACAAGGCAAGTAGAGGCAATATCCTATTTACAGCACTGCCCAGCAGAGCTGTGGCCAGAGACTGGGGGTTAATTGCCCAAAAATCACCAGCTCATCACAAGTTTGTGATGCATCCACAAACTTGTGGTTGTGCCCCATAATAATGCTTACACCCAAGCAAGTCTGGGACACGATGTTCGAACTACAGTTTCAAACAGTGAGCATTTTAAAGAgctaaaatgtaattttctgttGCCATGTCTGGAGAGCTCAAAGGCTGACCGGAAGTAAATGTGGCCTGTGCTGTTTAATATTCATTTCCTACCCATAAACACAATTCTGATTAAATAGTTCAGACAGCCGAGGCCGTGACTCACCTCTGCGCTACTCTCTGTTCCCCAGCCTTCATTACACAATGTATggctgtgaaacactgaaacatgggCAAGGATTTTGAGGCAAACTGAATACTAAATACAGACTCATTGTTATATCTTGGTTAAAATGTTTGGGCTCGGTTTGGGTCCAGCGACTTACATCGGAGATCTCCCCAGCATGGCCCTCAAGGGTCACGAGACACTGATGTGTGGTTGCACTGAACACTCGCGCTGTACCTGATAAAGAGGAACAGGCAGGGTTGTTAGCGTGCAGGCACTGTAGTTTTCCTCCATGTCACAACGTTGAATTTGTTGCATGTCGCCTTAAGAAACCTGCAGATACAGTACACAACAAATCTAGAAATGTGGGCGTCTTGTGGCATTAGAAAACAgaacagttctttttttttttttttctaactttaCTAATAACATAAATGAACTGTTCTCACCATCAGCACAGGCAGTAGCAATGAGCTGACCACTCAAATCAAAGCACACATCCAGCACCTCTTTCTTGTGTCCATCCAGCGTGGCCACACACTTCCCACTGACTGCCTCCCACaactgcacatacatacacacagaacacTGAGTGACATaattatacacacatacatgtgaaCAAACATTTGCATATAAAATATGCTAGCACGTAGCTGTTAGCTGTCTTAAGCGGCTATGTTTGAACCATCTCCCCTGGAGGAATGCGGTGAGGTGGATAATTCTTACTAGTGAGCATGACTAATGTCGGCATAATTAAGGAATTAGGATTTAATATTTCTCCGTTAAATGATGAAGACCTTAGAGAcaagaggtgaagagagacgggggtggggggcggggggtgtggggggtgtTGAAGGGTGGATATGAATGACAAGAGCCATCCACCTCAAATACACATGTCTTGCAATAGcttaaaatgctaaatgaatGACAAACTGTAGCTGTGGGCTAAAACTATAAGTCCAGTTTGGAAAGAGACTTTTTGGCCAAATAACTATTTGAATCAGTTAAGtaacaaccacacacaaacacaattgtAATTGCATGATAGTTCACCTTGCAGGTTTTGTCTATGGAGCCTGTGACAATGAGGGAGCCATCCCAGTTAAACTGAACACTGCTGATTTCCCCcctgtgaccaatcagagtGTGGACTCGTCTgagaagaacagaaaacacagtagGGAGTCAGTTGTGCTCTCGTGTGCAAAATAGATGCTATGAATGCACGGTGCAGTGTAAAtgatgatacacacacacacacacacaaatgaaggtATATACTGCAATAACAACGACAGCGTCAGACCTTCCTGAAGCAACGTCCCATATAGCAACTGTGTGGTCAAAGGAGCCAGTAACGAGCTGATTTCCCGCCGTGTtaaaggacagagaaaggaTCTCTGCAGTGTGACCCTGGATGAAATCAAAAAGAGAGCATTATACCTCGCTGTCTCATTTCTGTTCTCCTTTAAACTCCCTCCCTTTCTCGCCTTCTGCATCCCTGTATGGATGAAAAtacaaatcaaaaacacaatattgtttattaaaataaacatacaGACCGAAGCCTTCAAGGCttgaaatatataaataaaaatgagcaTACGCTTAAGATTTTGCGCTCAGTTGACTGCTGACAGCATGATTGATTCTTCATGGTGTGAAGTActaaaagaacagagagagctgcagagagttGCTTCTCACTGAGACAGAGCCAGCCAGCCAACGAGTCACACCACGGACCCACGTGCAGTCTGCACATCAAAGAGGGCTCACTGCTCCCCTCAGAGTGGGCTATCAGTGCCTTATTAAGTTACAGCTACATTTCCCATCAGATCAGGGGTAGATAtgtggagaagaaaaggcaCTGGCCATCAGCGGGACCAACAACATGCAAACTAGGAATAATTACCcttagaaatgaatgaaaagttaaTCAACACATTAATAATGAATGGATGTGAGCCATGCAAGAACATAAAGAGCAATTGGGATATTGTAAGTAAAGAAAAGATATCTCACAGTCAGAGTGGCCAGCTCCTCCCCAGTCTCTACATCCCACAGCTTGGCAGTGGCATCCATGCTGCCTGTGGCCACCAGTGTACTCTGGGGATTGAACGCCAGGCACATCTACACAACACAAAACTCTTTTACAGTCACTAATGTCAGACTTTCTTGTCTGAGGATGACAGTAAAAGCACTAAACGCTCAGTAGGCCCACAACTGAAGGCACGTGTTCCAAAACACATTACCCTATAGCATATGAAGcaacactaaaaacaaactcaaaatgaaTCATTTCTCTGTTAAACCAGATGGCCATACATACTATTTCTGCCATGTGTCCGCGAAAGGTATGAAAACATTTGCCCGTCTCAGCACACCACATTTTGCAGGTCTTATCAAAAGAGCCGGTGGCGATCTTGTCTCTAAGTTTcagaaaaagataaaataagCAAAGAAAGTGTTATTTGTGAGGTAAACACCCCCTTTGAACGTGTTCTCAGCTCCTGTGAAAGTTTTGCTGAAACAGCTCATTACCCATAGGGGTTGTTGAAGGCAATTGCGAACACCACGTTTCTGTGACCCTCCAGCCTGTGCAGCTCTGCGCCTGAGGCTGTGTCCCAAACCCGACATGTTCTGTCATAGCTCCCAGTTATAAACCTGCAGAGCGTTACGGAGAACAGATAAGAACggcacaacaaacaaaaacagcttttcctgAACTCCAAAGGGCCtgacttttgtctgtttcaggcAAGCCTACCTTGATCCTGATTTGTCAAAGGCAACATTTGTCAGTGGCAGTATGTGTACCTTAAGCTCCTGCAAAAAAAAGACCACAGACAGATTAGAAAATACCTTCAAGGCGATGTAGTCATTTACTTTAACATTACACATGTAATGCCTATTTATAATGACTGACTTTGATGTAATGGGAAGAGTGTGTGTTCCTTATGACACTCATGCAGTTATACATAACATAACATGTTATCAGACTGTTGGCACGCTTCTAATTCCAAAACTTAGTCACCTAACCACTGCTGCTCTCTAGTGTCGTTTTGGAGCACTGTCTGATCTCACTAACTCAACCTCCTAAATTTCCATGTATGTAAATAAGATTAACGAATAACAAAATTCAGGAAATTAACGTACTGCTGTCATTAGCTGATTGCCAAACATTTCACCATCCGAAATCTTTTCCACTGCCTGAGtttaacagagaaacacagcttTATGGACGGCTAAATCCACTGGAGTGGAGCAAAGCCATACCATAGATTTTACAGCCTGTCCTGAGACCCTGAACAGCAATACGCTGCcatggaaaatgaatgaattgtaATGAATCAAGCTGTCTTGCCACTTgttttgatttcattcattattgGCCGGTAATGTCAGCATGGACTCCAGAGTCTGACCTTGTTGAGGCAGAACCTGCGGTCGTCCTGCTGGACCTGTTTCTGCTGAAGTCGAGCGATCAGCTGCTTGACCTGATCAGCCTGGGACTCTGTGATCAGAGGCTCCAAGCGCCTGATGTCTGCCAGCAACTCATCTGGGTTAGTGCTGTGGgataaatgcagtttttaaaacCTCGGGTCAGCCGATGGTGATCATGTGAAAGATGATAGCATGAGAATCATTTCAGTAAAGGTCAAACATGAAATGAGACACTGGAGGTTAAATTCTCTCAACCCCAAGAAAACATTAATTTGTAGTGTGATATCAAACAAATCCATCAGAAATAATAATCACACAGCTGACTGGTGGTACATCACATTGAGGAACAACACATACAAAGGGTTAATATGACATCACACAGTTACGCCAGTTAGCCACAGCGCTGTTGGGCCACTCTGTGAATAATACCGTATCACGTACTCTGCAGTCAAATCCAAAATGTCGACTGATTTGGTCCACAAATCTCCTCCTTTGTCATATTCCAAGATTATACCTgatagaaagaaaaacaaattcaaccAAGAAAAGTCATTCGTGACAGCAGCTGTAACGTTAACCATCGCTAGCGACTCCGCAAACGTAAACAAGCGTGGTGTTGGAGCTCGTGCTAATGTTTGGCTACGGGACGTTGTTAAAGCTGAAAGTATTCCTCTGCAACAGAACCACATTCTCCTGAAAACAACTAACGTCACAGGTGGATCAATTTTTAGTAACTAATTAAATTATTTGAATTACCTGGAGGATAATACCTGACAAGAAACCGTTTGAGTTTCATTTTGCCATGTAACGAGGCCCCTTCACATGGCTAGTCAACAGACCGTTGCTATGCCAACGGACCCATGGCCACGAGCACTCAGTACGCATGCGTAGTAGGAACAAACGTTAACAAACGTCTCAAGAAGTTTAATTTCTTAGCATAACTATAACCTAATTTACTTAACTTATATGATATTGTCACAATTTGTACAACTGTTAATGTGCTTATTTTATACAGCTGGAgaactgattaatcatttactGCTGAGTTCATAttaaatcataataataaatCCTTTGACGGGGGTCATCTTATTGCCTGCCTCTACCTGATGATAATAAGAAGATTTATTTCTCCCTGTTAAATTGTTTGTTATGATTTATCACAGAGGCTTGTACAGGCAGCCAAACCTGAAGACAGTCTCATGACATCAGCACTGGGCTATCGTTATTTGTAAACAGGTCAAAGTCTACCACTCGTAAACTGTGACAAAGCCACGTGCAGATCATAAAGATAATGTGTGTGCATTCTGGCTATTGATGCATACCGATAGCTTCAAGAAGGCTCAACGCACTTCAGGGATAGTGCAGGTATTcagacgtcaaattaaaaccgAGGTGCTCAGGTAGCTCTCCTGGAAATAAAAACCAAAGGCAGTCCCTGGTAGATTGTGCTGAGGTAAAACCATGGTCTGCTGGGCCAAGGCGAAGTCCTACAGCTGGACTTATCCCACCGCAGTCCTGTCACTCTATGGGTTTTTTGCTaactgcagaggagcagagccCTTCCTCACACCATACCTAATCGGACCATACAAGAACATCTCTGAAGAAGTGGTAAGAATGGCACATACATACTGTTCAGTCCAAACATATACATGGAGATACTTTACAGCCTATAGTGCTGTATCTTTTATTAGGAGCACATATATGTGACCAACCTCTCTTCAGGTTTGACGGACAATGAGATATGCaagagacaaacagtgtgcaggatCAGCACTCTTGTTCTCTGGTGCTTGTTTCCCACAGGTGAACAATTATCTGTTCCCTATCTGGACATACTCCTACCTCGCCTTCCTTTTCCCCATCTTCCTCCTGACTGACTTCCTGAGGTACAAGCCCCTCATTGTGGTACAGGGGCTCTTCCTAGTCACCAActacctcctcctctgctttgccCCGGGTCTGCCTGCCATGATGTGCCTTCAGGtccactgacacactgatgaaaaTTGTTGAAACTGATTGAATAGTAACACTAACTTTATTTAGATAATGCAAACAACTATAGTCCTGCTGTTCACGTGCTTAACACAGTATGGCTACACTGTTGTATATATTATGCTATGACTTACTGGTACAAGTTCATGCTGCAGTCTCTTTAAAACTGTTTCATCCCATCAACAGGTCAACTATGCTGTAGTGACATCCACAGAGGTGGCTTACTTCTCTTACATTTACAGCATGATCCCAGTTGAGTTTTACCAAAGAGCCACTGGTTACCTGCGCAGTGCCATGCTGGCTGGATATACAATTGGTGCAGGCCTGAGCCAAATGCTCATCTCTCTGGCAGGTAGGgctgaatagattttttttttttgaagataaTTACTGTATCTCTATATTTTTGTCACTTTAACATGAAGACTACTCCTCAAGACAGATTAGAAATATCTCCCATCTTCAAAATCTATCTTGCCTGCATGCATAACAAAATAAGttttaaacaaaataatgaaggaACTGCATTGAACTATGCTTCAAAATCTGAGCGTGCACTGATGAACTCTAATCAACAGGAGTGGACTACTTCTACATCAATGCTATCACTCTGGGGACTGTAAGCATGGCTTTTCTCACCTCCTTCTGGTTGCCCATGCCCCAGAGGAGCCTGTTCTTCAAAGAGaaaaaggctgcagctgtgggtTCGCAGTCCCAGCAAGAGGGGCCGCTGGGACCGGACAGGCCTGAGCAACCAGCGATGTGTAAGGACGATGCTGCCTCTGGGGCAGAGAAGATGGAGCACAGTGGCTGTGCTGACTGGTGCAGCAGGGACAATGTGGCCGCTGTGGGCCGTCTGCTTTGGCAAAGCTTCAGGGAGTCGTATTCCTccaggtatttttttttctgacttttttttctgaatacaCATCACACTTTGAAAACAGATCTGCTGTGCACacatctttttcacattttgtcctgcatcacagttttattttacttcaaatgaaatgattattCATTGTGGTGTTTTTCCACAATGTTTTCATGTATATAGTACTAATAGCGTTCTAGTTACAATCACACTCATTAACTGTTTTTTATAATGTCCACCATGCAGGCATTTAATCTACTGGTCCCTGTGGTGGTCTTTGGCCACAGCTGGCTACATGCAGATTTTCAACTACATCCAGCTGATGTGGAACCATATACAATCACCAGCCACATCATCCATCTACAACGGAGGTGTAGAGGCTGTGTGTTCACTTGTGGGTAAgactggttgtgtgtgtgtgtgtgtgtgtgtgtgtgtgtgtgtgtgtgtgtgtgtgtgagagagaaaagcactcagaaagagaaagaggatcCCATTTCTCGTAATATCACACTTGATTTACGTCAGTCTATCAGTGTATCATCATATACCGTAAAGGGCACGTCTGGGGTAATattctatatttatattttaatggCAACAAGTTGCACGGAAGCAGCTGGAAATGACTGATTTTCATCACTTTGGGAACAGCAACCAGGAGCGCAGTTAACACAGGGGAGAGGCAGAAGTTAGCAGCACAGCCACGTCACATAGAGCAAAATAAAATTTAACAATGTCGTTAAAAGCTGCCATGTCTGGTGGCACAGACACCTATAAAAAGTtgcaattaaaagaaaacaaccatGCCATTATTGATTTAATGGGGTAACTGATTAAATGGGAAATATGTATTGATTTTGAAAGGGAATAGCAGCACCGTGGTCCTGCTGGCTCACTCTCGACCTGGCTCAGCATGAGAAGAAGAGTAATTGCTTCAATTAAGGAGATAGCGTTAGGAGGTAATGGATTCTTTGATTATTGCTGATAGGTGATTCCAAGAACCGGGAGGAAGTGCTTCATCATAATAGGAAGGTGCTGAGGAGGCCAGCAaaggcatgtgtgtgcataagtttttttttgttttttttttaaatcaacgTTAAGGGAAAGAAATGTTGTTAGGATTAATAAATGAATCACGACCAGAACGCACAGCCACAGTGGAAGCGCTGCCTGCTGGAATGACAGATGAATCACTtccatctttctcttctgtGGGCCAGGTGCTGTAGCGTCCTTCTCCGTGGGCTACATCAGGGTGGCCTGGGACGTGTGGGGAGAGCTGGCGTTAGGGTTGTTCTCAGCTGTAGCCACTGGTGCCGTGTTTCTGATGGCACTCACCAGCAGCATCTGGGTATGCTACGCTGGTTATGTCGTTTTCAAGGCTTGCTACATGTTTCTCATCACCATCACAGCGTAAGTTCACTGTAGCATTGCTTATAAATGTCTATACCAGTGTAAGCAGTAAAGTTCTTTCAGAAATTTGTCCTTTTAGATTTCAGATTGCATCCAATCTCTCAATGGAGTGCTACGCTTTGACATTCGGGATCAACACCTTTGTAGCCCTTTTACTGCAAACCATTATAACGCTGATAGTTGTGGATGAAGCTTCACTGGGACTGGACATTGTGACACAGGTATGTCCATACACAAGTTTTAATTTAGACCTTCTTTTATTTTAAAGGCAGCACACAGATACCTCACACTGATCATCTGTGGCTGAGCTCACTCTGAATCAAGAATGCACAGGAAGGGCAACAAACACTAAAAAGTGAAGACAGAGCGACACCTGGTGGTTGTCATTCACTGCTGCACGCATGTTTGACGATTGTCCCATAGAATGGTTAAAATGGTCACGCTGAGGATGACGGAATGCTTTCTCTGCAGTTCATGGTCTTCGGAAGCTACTACGCTGCCATCTCGCTGCTGTTTCTGGTTCGAGGGACCTACACCGCCTGTGCAAAGAAACGTAATCCTGAGCACACCGTCACTAAGGAACAGAAGCTCAGTGTGGAGGTGATCTCTACTGAACATTTCTGACCAAGGTCAACAAACTGCTACAATCTTgatttgttttatctgtttatgAGGAATAAAATGACCGTTCAGCAGCATGACTGGTCTGTAATGAGTGTAAAACTAAGCATCTTATTGCCTTCAAAGTAGTGCCAATAGATACAACAGTGACCTTCAGTTGCTGACTGACCTCATCGATGTTTCCTATATCCTCTCAACAACTTGTTATCTCTGTAACTCCAGACTCTAATGAAGAAGCCAAACAACAGCACAATAAATCTGTAATTATTACTGATTAGTGAAGTAAATTAAAGATAAGTCCTGAGATTTGTCTGCTTTGCTGTTTAATTTGTGACACGTGTATCTCGGCTTGCCCTGGACCGTAACCAAGCTTGTGCTGCTCTTTGACCGGGTTGTTGATTGACAAACCCAGCCTCAACGCTTCAACAACTTCAGCTGTTTCCCACAAAGGAAGGGTAGTGTGCTGAGGAACATatatgcacacgcacagacctgaaacagacagaacaagagcAGAACATGGAGAccctgaggaggtggagagctGACTGGAGGTTTCCCACTGCTGTGCTGTGCGTGTATGGCCTCTTCAGCACAGTGAAGCCCATGGAGCCTTTCCTCTACCAATACATGACAGGACCGGACAAGAATCTGACAGATGAACAGGTAATACCTATGaataaatgacttcagtgaaTCATGAATCAGAACAGTGTAATAATATCATTGGctgactgtgtttctgtttgcattaGCTTTGACAACAAAACCTAAAATGCCTACTTGATGTACTTGCAGaaactacatttacatgttAAATCATTACAAATAACCATGTTGGTGAACCACAGAAaagaatgaaatgcagttacttGAGCAATAAATATTCAATCACAGTTACATCAGATTTATTGCTATGAAGTAATAGAGCCAGCGTGTAAGACAGGAACTATTTCACGTGTATTAATTTATCTGTTGGCAATTTCCTTATCAGGTAAACAATGAAGTTCTCCCAGTGTGGACGTACTGCTACCTGGCTTTGCTGGTGCCGGTGTtcctgctgactgactggctgcgTTACAAGCCTGTGGTGGTGTTCCACGGCCTCAGCCTCTTCGCCACCACAGCACTGCTACGCTGGGCATATGGTGTACCAGGCATGCAGTCCACGCAGTTCTTTTACGCGTTGGTGACAGCTTGTGATGTGGCCTATTTCTCCTACATCTACAGGTCATGTACTGCAACTCAAAGTGCTGAGCAAAGCACCGGCAATGCCGGGTGTCAAGGGGTTgaattttgtgttattttttgattaattttttaattttttaatttcttttacaGTATGATAGATCTGAAGAGGTACCGGAAGGCCACCTCTTACTGCCGAAGTATCCAGCTCGTGGGGTACACAGTGGGCTCTGCGCTGGGCCAGCTGCTCATCTCCTCCCACCTGATGTCCAACGACAACATTGTGGTTTTAACTCTAGTTCTCACCAGCATCGCTGTCCTCACTAGCTTCTTTCTGCCAATGCCACAGCGAAGCATGTTCTTTCACAACAAGCATACTGCACAGAAAGCAGCAACAGAAGATGTGGAGAAGCATGAAGATGGGACTGGGGGTGCAACAGAGCAAGCAAGTGAATCAGCAGTATCAGCAGGAAAAGGGCTGGATGAAAAGGGGCCTGAAGTTCAGGAACTTGAGGTTGACAAAGAGTCCTGCGGCAAAGTCTTTCTCCGGCTGTTGAGGGACTTCCGCCAGTGCTATTCCTCCAGACAGCTGCTCTACTGGTCAGTGTGGTGGGCGATGGCCACCTGCGGCTATAACCAGACTGTCAACTATGTGCAGGTCAGTTGTGAAGGCTACATATGGGGTGTAGCACCAAATTCTGGACACCACATTCTCGAAGGGTCCCTCCCCCAAACCCATGGCTATCAATTCTAGTATCTTTGTGGGCCCTCCTCACATGAGGGCCTTAAATACTCAGTCCCCCTTTGCCCTCAGTCCTACTCCCCTGGCCACATTAACAAAAAACCTAAAAGCTACACTTTGAATGATCACTGCTACATACCCCGCAGGGGCTGTGGGACCATATGCGGCCTTCTGACAACTTCGTCATCTACAACGGAGGCGTGGAGGCAGCGGCCAACCTGTTTGGTAGGCAGCATCCTGTAAAGGTTTCCAAACTAgggaagaaaaaatgaaatacaaagaaCCTATAGTGTTAACAGCTACCCTGTTGTGGTGACTATATAAAAATTCTGCCATTTTCAAGATATATATTTGATTGCAGAAGAAAAATGGCAGCTTTTGGTGACAGATCAGTGCTTATTCAACTGTCATGTAGAATGATATTCCTAAATCAATGTGCTTTGCAGGTGCGGCAACAGCCTATGGGATAGGCTTCACTGAGGTGAGATGGGATCAGTGGGGAGAGCTGGCCCTTGGTGGGTTCTCTGGGCTCGGGGGAGGAGCACTCTTCCTCATGACTTTCATCAACAACATCTGGGTCTGCTACGTAGCTTACGTCATTTTCAAATGCCTGTACATGCTGCTGATAACCATCGCCATGTAAGAGTGTTAAATAACAAAGCGGGTTGTTTCACCCCATTAGTCTGAGCTCATTTTATGACAGGCATAACAGGACAAATAACATTTCAACAGATCGAACACTTCCCTTAGGTACCAGATCGCTGTTGACCTGTCAATGGAAAGATATGCACTGGTGTTTGGAGCAAACAACTTCGGAGCATTGGTTCTACAGACAATCCTCACTGCTATTGTGGTTGACAAAAGAGGACTGGGCCTGGACATCGTTTCTCAGGTGAGCAGTCAGGACTT encodes:
- the daw1 gene encoding dynein assembly factor with WD repeat domains 1, with translation MKLKRFLVRYYPPGIILEYDKGGDLWTKSVDILDLTADTNPDELLADIRRLEPLITESQADQVKQLIARLQQKQVQQDDRRFCLNKELKVHILPLTNVAFDKSGSRFITGSYDRTCRVWDTASGAELHRLEGHRNVVFAIAFNNPYGDKIATGSFDKTCKMWCAETGKCFHTFRGHMAEIMCLAFNPQSTLVATGSMDATAKLWDVETGEELATLTGHTAEILSLSFNTAGNQLVTGSFDHTVAIWDVASGRRVHTLIGHRGEISSVQFNWDGSLIVTGSIDKTCKLWEAVSGKCVATLDGHKKEVLDVCFDLSGQLIATACADGTARVFSATTHQCLVTLEGHAGEISDICFSPQGKRVLTASSDKTACLWDVQSGVCLQVLQGHTDEIFSCIFNYEGDTIITGSKDNTCRIWS
- the slc19a3b gene encoding solute carrier family 19 member 3b — protein: MVCWAKAKSYSWTYPTAVLSLYGFFANCRGAEPFLTPYLIGPYKNISEEVVNNYLFPIWTYSYLAFLFPIFLLTDFLRYKPLIVVQGLFLVTNYLLLCFAPGLPAMMCLQVNYAVVTSTEVAYFSYIYSMIPVEFYQRATGYLRSAMLAGYTIGAGLSQMLISLAGVDYFYINAITLGTVSMAFLTSFWLPMPQRSLFFKEKKAAAVGSQSQQEGPLGPDRPEQPAMCKDDAASGAEKMEHSGCADWCSRDNVAAVGRLLWQSFRESYSSRHLIYWSLWWSLATAGYMQIFNYIQLMWNHIQSPATSSIYNGGVEAVCSLVGAVASFSVGYIRVAWDVWGELALGLFSAVATGAVFLMALTSSIWVCYAGYVVFKACYMFLITITAFQIASNLSMECYALTFGINTFVALLLQTIITLIVVDEASLGLDIVTQFMVFGSYYAAISLLFLVRGTYTACAKKRNPEHTVTKEQKLSVEVISTEHF
- the slc19a3a gene encoding thiamine transporter 2: METLRRWRADWRFPTAVLCVYGLFSTVKPMEPFLYQYMTGPDKNLTDEQVNNEVLPVWTYCYLALLVPVFLLTDWLRYKPVVVFHGLSLFATTALLRWAYGVPGMQSTQFFYALVTACDVAYFSYIYSMIDLKRYRKATSYCRSIQLVGYTVGSALGQLLISSHLMSNDNIVVLTLVLTSIAVLTSFFLPMPQRSMFFHNKHTAQKAATEDVEKHEDGTGGATEQASESAVSAGKGLDEKGPEVQELEVDKESCGKVFLRLLRDFRQCYSSRQLLYWSVWWAMATCGYNQTVNYVQGLWDHMRPSDNFVIYNGGVEAAANLFGAATAYGIGFTEVRWDQWGELALGGFSGLGGGALFLMTFINNIWVCYVAYVIFKCLYMLLITIAMYQIAVDLSMERYALVFGANNFGALVLQTILTAIVVDKRGLGLDIVSQFTIYASYFVAIAVVFLLRGLYTICTTQRNRKDPTPPVKSEPPDFEENRF